The Chitinophaga flava genome has a segment encoding these proteins:
- a CDS encoding non-ribosomal peptide synthetase, with translation MRTLLSKLRENNIHIKLEGSDLKVRLPKQGVDPSILDEIRLSKDSLISYLKTLQVYESQQILPLPENNGYMLSSSQKRLWILSQYEEGNVAYNIPGVYVFKGKLDRAAFNRSFENLIARHEILRTIFREDNDGNVRQFVLTPELSGFKITMHDLQQEVDVEARLRRSLQQLSLQPFDLSAGPLLRADLFQVKEDEWFFCCVMHHIISDGWSMDILVHELLHFYNATVSNVPAALPPLRIQYKDYAAWQQQAQGDAQVVHRSYWLQQLAGELPVLSLHGDKPRPPVKTFSGASADRILDEALTRDIKQLANSQGITLFMGLLTAVNVLLYRYTGEEDIIIGSPVAGRNHPDIADQIGFYVNMLPLRTRFNASDSFVKLLGHVKETVLRAYEHQDYPFEDLLEGLQLPRDMSRHPLFDVMVTVQHTDDQHAKIRQQVEGVEISSYEEGINQRSKFDLAFDFFITEKTIRIQLLYNTDIYDSNTAERLLTHLERIIAAAVAAPDIPVSHLDYLSTSNKAQLLSFNSPAREYFSGQSVIALFEAQALETPERTALISGERRFTYREINEQSSRIANYLLHHNISRNDLVGIMLYRSPWMIIAVLGILKSGGAYVPIDPDYPASRKSYIYADTGISVLLTEAACMSRLEGYNGTILEMDKHDLAAYPAATVDAAVTADSLAYVIYTSGTTGMPKGCGVNHGSLANYVEWANQYYFQESVLPHFGLYTSLSFDLTVTSLYCPLTRGGTLTVFGAARDLPEVLTTMLSPSSGINSIKLTPSHVKLLPHLGLSSSDISCAILGGEEVTLSDVRILKGLNPSMRVYNEYGPTEATVGCVVKELEEDEAVLIGRPECGALIYVLDSHGNLCPIGVTGELYIAGPVLARGYLHQDALTAEKFIADPFRAGERMYRTGDTGRWLPNRELVYTGRIDDQVKIRGYRIEPGEVERSLLSYEGVTAAVVVTKTDSTGARVLVAYVTAHSTLAPDGLRTYLESHLPAYMVPSYYVQLEALPLTLNGKVNKKLLPDPEEHGTVAGADYVAPRNDREALLAEVYEEVLNRRPISITTGFLALGGDSIKSIQILSRLKQKGYSLKPEDILMYPTIEALAPQLQVAGRIAEQGAITGIIPLSPVQCWFLNNPSPYKHHYNQSVLLQSRKSVSEAALRAVLGKVVLHHDALRMVYRHTTDGWEQENLGAEQGYSLEVVAGADETSFREHCERIQSGFELEKGPLLRACLFRGPEADRLLLVVHHLVVDGVSWRILFDDLSTLLRQYDSGESLQLPLKTDSFNYWQQQLLLYASEAALHEEAVYWSEVESHTIAPLQLDHASGANQVKDTETRSFTLDETMTERLLTKCYKAYRTEINDLLVTALSLSLSEILGLEHIVLQLEGHGRENIGGDVDVSRTIGWFTTLYPVVIAVNRDRDMIRQLISVKENLHRVPNKGIGYGMLRYLSGKSYALSPEISFNYLGDFGGSVGTSEEPLFEFSGDYHGETISPERPRAFILEVSGMIAGGQLRIAVGYSRQQYDATTIENLLAAYHRHLEELVNHLSEEEAEHVSPVDFTYKGVSMEQLQKLNQML, from the coding sequence ATGAGAACGCTGTTATCCAAACTAAGGGAGAATAATATTCATATAAAGCTGGAAGGAAGTGATCTGAAAGTAAGGCTGCCCAAACAGGGAGTAGACCCATCTATCCTGGATGAAATCAGGCTATCAAAAGACAGCCTGATCAGTTACCTGAAAACGCTGCAGGTATATGAATCGCAACAAATTCTCCCGCTCCCGGAGAACAACGGCTATATGTTGTCATCATCTCAGAAAAGATTATGGATACTCAGCCAGTATGAAGAAGGAAATGTGGCCTATAATATCCCTGGCGTATATGTATTCAAGGGAAAGCTGGACCGGGCTGCATTCAACCGTTCCTTTGAAAACCTTATCGCCCGGCATGAAATACTACGGACCATCTTCCGGGAAGATAACGATGGAAACGTAAGACAGTTTGTGCTTACTCCGGAGTTATCAGGATTTAAAATAACCATGCACGATTTACAACAGGAAGTGGACGTAGAAGCCCGGTTGCGCAGATCGTTGCAGCAATTGTCTCTTCAGCCTTTTGATTTAAGTGCGGGTCCGCTGCTTCGTGCAGACTTGTTTCAGGTGAAAGAAGATGAGTGGTTCTTCTGTTGTGTAATGCATCATATCATAAGTGATGGCTGGTCAATGGATATACTGGTCCATGAGTTACTGCACTTTTATAATGCGACTGTCAGTAATGTTCCGGCGGCATTGCCCCCCTTACGCATTCAGTATAAGGATTATGCAGCCTGGCAGCAACAGGCGCAGGGTGATGCGCAGGTAGTTCATCGTTCTTACTGGTTGCAACAGCTTGCAGGCGAATTACCTGTACTGTCGCTGCATGGTGATAAGCCCCGCCCGCCGGTAAAGACATTCAGCGGTGCAAGTGCAGACCGCATACTGGATGAGGCACTTACCAGGGATATAAAACAATTAGCCAACAGTCAGGGTATCACTTTGTTCATGGGACTGCTGACAGCTGTAAACGTATTACTGTACAGGTATACAGGGGAAGAAGATATTATTATCGGCAGCCCGGTAGCAGGAAGAAACCACCCCGATATAGCCGACCAGATTGGTTTTTATGTCAATATGCTTCCGCTTCGTACTCGTTTTAATGCGTCCGATAGTTTTGTAAAGCTACTGGGGCATGTAAAGGAAACGGTTCTGAGAGCTTATGAGCACCAGGACTATCCCTTTGAAGATCTGCTGGAGGGTTTACAACTACCACGGGATATGAGCCGCCATCCGCTGTTTGATGTGATGGTTACAGTACAGCACACCGATGATCAGCATGCCAAAATCCGGCAGCAGGTGGAAGGGGTAGAGATCAGCAGCTATGAAGAAGGTATAAACCAGCGCAGCAAATTCGACCTGGCCTTTGATTTCTTTATAACGGAAAAGACTATACGCATACAGCTCCTTTATAACACTGATATTTACGACAGCAATACTGCTGAGCGCTTGTTGACTCACCTGGAACGAATAATAGCTGCAGCTGTGGCAGCTCCGGATATTCCTGTCAGTCACCTGGATTATTTAAGCACCTCGAATAAAGCGCAGCTGTTGTCTTTCAATAGCCCTGCCCGGGAATATTTCAGCGGACAATCGGTAATAGCCTTGTTTGAAGCGCAGGCATTGGAGACCCCTGAAAGAACGGCGTTGATCTCCGGAGAAAGGAGATTTACCTACAGGGAGATAAATGAACAATCCAGCCGCATTGCCAATTATCTCCTTCATCATAATATCAGCAGGAATGATCTGGTAGGCATCATGTTGTACCGGTCGCCCTGGATGATTATTGCAGTACTGGGAATACTGAAATCGGGAGGAGCATATGTACCGATAGACCCGGATTATCCGGCTTCCCGTAAATCATACATTTATGCTGATACCGGTATCAGCGTGTTATTAACAGAAGCAGCCTGTATGTCCCGGCTGGAAGGTTACAACGGTACCATACTTGAAATGGATAAGCATGATCTGGCTGCCTACCCGGCAGCCACCGTGGATGCGGCAGTCACAGCTGACTCGCTGGCTTATGTGATCTATACTTCGGGTACTACGGGTATGCCTAAAGGTTGTGGAGTCAATCATGGCAGCCTGGCCAACTATGTGGAGTGGGCTAATCAATATTATTTCCAGGAATCTGTTTTACCGCATTTCGGTTTATATACATCCCTGTCATTTGACCTGACGGTCACCAGCCTCTATTGCCCGCTGACGCGGGGAGGTACGCTAACGGTGTTCGGCGCTGCGCGCGATCTGCCGGAGGTACTGACCACCATGTTGTCCCCGTCCAGTGGTATTAACAGTATTAAGCTGACACCCTCGCATGTGAAGCTGCTGCCTCATCTTGGATTATCATCTTCGGACATCTCCTGTGCAATATTAGGTGGCGAGGAGGTAACGTTATCGGATGTACGAATATTAAAAGGGCTGAATCCCTCTATGCGCGTCTACAATGAATACGGCCCCACGGAAGCGACGGTAGGCTGTGTGGTAAAAGAGCTGGAGGAGGACGAGGCGGTGCTGATCGGTCGCCCGGAATGCGGGGCGCTGATCTATGTGCTCGACAGCCACGGCAATCTGTGTCCCATAGGTGTCACTGGGGAATTGTATATCGCTGGCCCGGTGCTGGCGCGGGGTTACCTGCACCAGGATGCGCTGACGGCAGAGAAGTTTATAGCGGACCCTTTTCGTGCAGGCGAGCGGATGTACCGCACCGGAGACACCGGCCGCTGGCTGCCTAACAGGGAGCTGGTATACACCGGTCGTATAGACGATCAGGTGAAGATACGGGGCTACCGCATCGAGCCAGGGGAAGTGGAACGCTCGTTGTTAAGCTATGAAGGCGTGACGGCGGCAGTGGTGGTAACAAAGACAGATAGCACCGGTGCTCGTGTGTTGGTAGCTTATGTGACTGCCCACTCCACGCTGGCCCCCGATGGTCTGCGCACTTATCTGGAGAGCCATCTTCCGGCTTACATGGTGCCATCCTATTATGTACAGCTGGAAGCCTTACCACTGACCCTTAACGGGAAGGTGAACAAAAAGTTGCTGCCTGATCCCGAAGAACACGGGACTGTTGCAGGAGCGGATTATGTGGCACCTCGTAATGACCGGGAAGCATTGCTGGCTGAAGTTTATGAAGAAGTGCTGAATAGACGACCAATCAGCATCACCACCGGATTCCTGGCACTGGGAGGGGATTCAATAAAATCGATACAGATATTGTCCCGGCTTAAACAGAAAGGTTACTCCCTGAAGCCTGAAGATATTCTGATGTATCCTACCATTGAGGCGCTTGCACCACAATTGCAAGTGGCCGGCCGTATAGCAGAACAAGGAGCGATAACCGGGATTATACCGTTAAGTCCGGTCCAGTGCTGGTTCCTGAATAATCCTTCTCCGTACAAACATCACTATAATCAATCCGTATTGCTGCAAAGCCGTAAATCGGTATCTGAAGCGGCTTTGCGTGCGGTTCTCGGAAAAGTCGTATTGCATCACGATGCCTTGCGGATGGTTTATCGCCACACCACGGATGGCTGGGAACAGGAAAACCTGGGCGCTGAACAAGGGTATTCGCTGGAGGTCGTAGCCGGGGCTGATGAAACTTCTTTCCGGGAACATTGTGAGCGTATACAATCCGGTTTTGAGCTGGAAAAAGGTCCCTTGTTGCGCGCCTGCCTTTTCCGCGGCCCGGAAGCAGACCGGCTGTTGCTGGTAGTACATCATCTGGTAGTGGACGGGGTATCATGGCGGATATTGTTTGATGACCTGTCCACACTTTTGAGACAATATGATTCCGGAGAATCATTGCAACTGCCATTAAAGACCGATTCTTTCAATTACTGGCAACAGCAGCTGCTGCTTTATGCATCAGAAGCTGCGTTGCATGAGGAGGCTGTTTACTGGTCGGAGGTGGAATCTCACACCATTGCGCCATTACAGCTGGACCATGCCTCCGGCGCTAACCAGGTAAAAGATACAGAGACCCGTTCATTCACGCTGGATGAAACAATGACGGAGCGTCTTCTCACAAAATGTTACAAAGCTTATCGTACTGAAATCAACGACTTGCTGGTGACAGCACTGAGCCTGTCGTTGTCAGAAATATTAGGCCTTGAGCATATTGTATTACAGCTGGAGGGCCATGGCCGGGAAAACATCGGCGGCGATGTGGATGTAAGCCGCACGATAGGATGGTTTACTACCCTATATCCTGTTGTGATAGCCGTGAACAGGGACCGCGATATGATCCGGCAGCTCATATCCGTGAAGGAAAACCTGCACCGGGTTCCCAATAAAGGTATTGGTTACGGCATGCTTCGTTATCTGTCAGGGAAATCATATGCATTGTCGCCGGAGATCAGCTTCAACTACCTGGGAGATTTTGGTGGTAGCGTAGGTACATCCGAAGAACCGCTGTTTGAGTTCAGCGGTGATTACCACGGCGAAACGATCTCTCCGGAACGGCCGCGGGCCTTTATCCTGGAAGTATCCGGTATGATAGCCGGAGGCCAGCTACGTATAGCCGTTGGCTATAGTCGGCAGCAATATGACGCCACGACTATCGAAAACCTGCTAGCAGCTTATCACCGGCACCTGGAAGAACTGGTGAACCATTTATCAGAAGAGGAAGCAGAACATGTAAGCCCTGTTGATTTTACCTACAAGGGTGTAAGTATGGAACAATTACAAAAATTAAATCAGATGCTATGA